The stretch of DNA cgatcctgcaccaattgattctgttcaggagttcatcgagtacctccagattaagatatttgatctggagtgcaaggtgaaccattacgaggaagtaagcgagggtaacaaagacggcgaagatgatgataacagcaatgctgccgcttcacaagatgaaccctgcactattccttactgcaactgcccttgtcacaagaacaagggccctggccctccggcaccaccgcctgcgcaacctgcaatgggtggatactgcggagaaggctcaacgcagtttgctacgtgggggtacggctattaGGACTACCTAGTCCAAGTGACATGTTGCATCGTTGTATTTGTTgggtttttttaaattacctaaggcatgttagcttagaTCAAAATCTatttaccgtagttgcaacgggttctgccatgccactgcatttctgctgtgtgtttaattaacgttgtattatgatgtaattcctatggttaACATTGTGACGATTACGCCGGTACCGTGTAGTGTTCCGGACGATGGGATGTGTCagggcagtgcaataatcacgagtaggTCGATGCAGTGACAGTACGACGAGTTTAAAGTGGGCGATGCGATGAGTAGGTCGATGCAATAATCCGTGTTTAAAGTTGTAGCAGCTAACGCTGTGGAGCATGCGAATACAGTTGGTACGAGCAGTGAGAGGTCCTGTTGTTGTTTTTAGTGGAATGAGTGCGcactgtggagcgtgcgagtgcagAACCGTGGATGACTGTGGAGCAGTGAGAGGTAATATTTGTGTTCAAAGTGATTGGACATGCAAGCAGCCCTGCGTCTATAAAAGAGCACCTTGTGGTTCCTGAGAGCACAGACTTGCAATTCAATTTCCACTTTTTTTAATTAACCCAACCAAACAGctatgagctcctcattctcccgggcagctttccgtcgggaaatggaggctaatttagGACCTTCTCCTAACGATCCAAATAGATGTATTACAGATTGCAAGATATGGCCGAAAAGTGTAGAGCCACCAGATTGCTATTGCCAAATGCGTTGTGTtccgaacatatctcgtgattacgagacttttggccagagatactggtgttgcaagaatatcgaggaagtccaaaatagaggtgcaacatcacaggtatagattaatttgtaaatattcttttattatttttattaattttgaatCGTTTCTTGTTTACAAAAGTACGCTCGTGATGACACgcatactcattggtgtcatttccatgagtggattgacacgtggatcacCCATCGTGATCAGCAATATATGGAGTGGTTAAAGAAGGTGAATGAAGATTCACGCAAAGGCGAGCGTGCAAAACCAGACATCGCGGGACGTGATAAGGGTACTGCCCGTGAATGATTGATGTTGTACTGCTCTGTCTGAATAAATAATGTAACGTTTGttcgaattacctaaggcatgttaggtttagtattggacctcgttaccgtagtttgcaacaggTCTTGACATGACATGTCATGTGTTCTGTGCGTTGAATTGTGTGGACCGCTATTTAATTTGTGTTCAATGTTTGAACGGTTATTGTTTTCATTGTTTTTATTGTGTGTACTGGCCGATATATGCCAATGGAGTTGTCATCGCGTCGGTctgaaaagtttatttgtaGGGCAATGCTTCTGAATAATTTTGTTGCAGCTAGTACTAATTACACAATGTCGATAAATTTGACATTGAAATTACAATAACAATTGCACTGGCATGTACATGGAACACGCTAACGTCGTGTTCCATCTAAACCTAACATGTCTTAGGGAATATGAAATTCGAACATTACATGATATtcatctactgagtgcaccgaggatacttccccttcctaatagcctcgggtcccgcctccttcgcacggcgggccctctctcgcttcctctccctatcagcttcacgctcctccgcctgccgacgttccacttctgcgaacctcttctcgatctcttctttatctttcttgcacttctcctccattttttcctcttgcagcattcgctgccaccttcccgcagcccaccttgcttggcgctcaacgtgttccttagcttcggtcgattgctccgtgtccagccactgtatgaaatcacaaagaggtggtggactctatttccaagccgagttagaattaacatactgaactccgaaggcgcaaactagatagtgcgaggtgataccttcgctttgtccttgccgtagcgctttggcggatcgaactcgtagttctcacacatgaagaacctcctgccgaagtcatcgcccaaaactttggactccatcagcttgcacaacgaaccgcagaagcacattggaacctgcactccttgaggcacaggttctctaattttgttccacggaatgtaggtagaaCCAGAGAAAGACATGGTGGCCGTGCGTGGATGGCTAAAGACTCCGTATGAGATGGCTACTGACTTCATATGAGATGGGGCGATGTTTTATTTATAGATGGAGCTATTTGGTCTATAGGCATGGTTCACACATGTGTatcgccgtttgaaacggcggtaaGTACTCCCATATTTTTAATTATACTGGGggtgcagaagaatctgatgcaaGGTGACAAGACATCGAAATGGTAATTGAAACTCATGAATAtctcatgaaaatatattttcacagactattagagttaaatctaatttgtataaatttttaaaaaatatttccctaacctccgctatctctattattttctgaaatatctCTAAATGTAAAGATAATAATTACAGTTCAGATAGtctttaaaataattatacaattaTTTTTAGCAGTGAAAGCttataaaacaattaaaaataaaaaattatagaagTGAAAGCttataaaacaattaaaaataaaaaaaattatgggaACACCTACCGCCGTTTAAAACGGCGGTAGGGCGCTGCCAGCTACAGCCGGCTGTAGCAGCCGGCTATAGCCGGGCTACAGCGCGGCGGTAGCACTTACCGCCGGATCGCTTGGCGGTAAGGAGCTACCGCCGTTTGATCCGGCGGTATCTTccatgggccgtgggccaaggaccttaccgccggatgaaccggcggtaactccttaccgccaaaccaaccggcggcagggtgacatttttgaaaaaaaatatagccacacatatttttgataaatcgacgaaaaaaaatataaaaataaaaaaaattcaggaaCATAAAACGTTTGTTGGGCTGGTGTTGTGGAGTACCTTAGTCGTCGTGCAAGCTGATGGGCCAGCAGCGCAACAATACACAAGCCCAGAGTTGTTTTTTCTACTGAACGGCCCACCTACGACTAGGACTGATCTTTTTTTTACGCCGGATGGATGTTGAGACAgcaccaagaaaaaaaaaactacagtGTTGGTGGCAAACTGGCAACGGAAAGAATATAAATCGCGCGCGCTGCAATTAGAGTATCCATCGCCTGAAGGGGTTATTGGGCCGTTTTTAATTACATTTGGCCCAATAGCGCTTGCATATCCATCACTTGAATCTTATTTGGACCGTTATATAGAATTCAGCCCAATATATAGTTTTTTAATTCGTTTCAGGTGGCTCGTGAGTCGTGAGCCTAACTTGTGTGTCTGTGTACATGATAGACTAATAGAGTTGTGACTTtcttctgttttctttttttttcctcatttTCTTGATCTCTGGTTCCTTTTTATTCCTTCCTTGCTTGTTCCATCTTCTGCTACCCTTTCCTTCCTGTCgtcatttttattttctttatttttcatctTGCCAATCtatttaatatttatttttattttttcttttctcttatttacttatttaaaCTTCCTTATTACATGTTTAGTTGTTTTATTTCCAGTAGCAACACCGACCATGCAAGTCAATTCCTAGGGCTCACGGCCCATAATATTTAACCCTTTTCTTTCACATTCTGTAGATGTTATCCATGCATGCAGCTATGCAAATGCGTTGATTCTCtagttgatttattatgcaagcGTGCATGCACAGTATGCATGTGTATACCCATGCAAAGGCATTGATTCTAGCCTATGTAGTCATATAGCTATTGCAATTCCACTGAAATTCTTTCTTCCTTTtactttctttattttttctttattcctttctatcatcttttttttactttttatttttttcctataAGACTGCATATCAAAAAACTTTTtctacttttcttttctttcatctTCTAATTATTTGTCTGCatgtaactaatttgttcacaacatcaaattatttgttcgGGTTTTAAATTAAAGTGTTCCGTGACATTGAGCtatttgttcgtgatatttattttttattatttattctaTATAATTAAATATTCGTGGTgtataatattttgttcgttatacattattatttgtttgttATTGTTTAACTTTTTGTTCGCAGAAAATAATCATTTGTCCGTGTTCTTAAAATACTTGTTTCCAGTTTCTGAAATTAAATATTCATCATTAAAAATGCTTAAAAAATTATCATGCAAATATAGGCAAGTGTGATCTTGTTTGGCAGATCCTATtataagaaagataatggtgcaatcCAAAATTAATTTAGATGCTCGACTTAAGAGTTATTGCTTTTTTAATTCTAATTTTGCATGCATGTGAATGATGTCAGCACTTTTGTCTAAATCTGCATGCATCAACAAATTCTCTTCAGTAATATACGCAACACTTAAATGAGCTGCCCCAAATGGTGATGGTTTGCAAAATCATCGCTTGAAGCGATGTACAACCACGGCCAACTGGCAATGCTACAGTAGTGGCCCCTGCCTACTTGAAATGCCAACGAATGATGAGGCACCTGTTGCCGGCGAAGTGCTTGGGCCCGAACCGGTGCGTGTACCGCCCCTGCGGTATGGGCCCGCACAGCCGGTTGGCTGACGTCGAACGACAGCcacttcctcgccgccgcggccgccgggacGCTCTCGTACACCACGTTGTGGTCGACCTCCAGGATGTCCATCGCTTACGGCAGCTCCAAGCGGCCGAGGTCGAACTCGAACCGGTTGTGCGACAGGCGCGCGGCGCGTTCAGCTGCTTCTTCCCGGCGCCGAACAGCGCCGACGCGTCGCCCGTGAGCCGGTTGCTAGCGAGGTCCACGTCGCCGAAGGCCGCGCCGGCGAAGGTACCCGGGAGCTGCCCCGCGAGGAGGAGGTTGAGGACGGTCGCGGTGGCCGGGATGGGGCCCGTCGGCCCGAAAGGCCGTTGCCGTCGAGGCGGAGGAAGGTGAGGTCCGGGAGCGCGCTCGGCGCGGGCCCAGGGACGCCGGGATGCCACCGTTGATCCGGCTGTAGGCGAGGTTGACGGACCGCAGCGCGGtgaggttggcggcggcggcggggatggacCACCATGTCCGGCGCGACGGCACCAGCGTGCGCTTTTCCAAGACCACATGTTTTAGATACTCCCGGTTCTGTTTTAAGTCCTCATGGGAACATGTTGGCGAAATGGCAATTCTAACGAAGTACAATCCTGGATGCACACAGCCTACTCATACAAGAAGCAGATTCCCCAGATCATGTCAAACAATATATTCATGCACTTGCACGGACATGACCAGATTCCCCAGATCATATTCTGCACGCATTTCGTTCTGTTATTTTTCAACGAAAAGAAACAATCGTATGCCGAATGGTCGCAAAATAATATGAACCCTTTGGTTTACTACAGTCAATTCAGATATTTGATCAAATCCTACgccaaaactcatccaataacTTCAGGAGCCTTTGGATGATGATGCACAACACAACATATGAACTTACAATAGGAGATGAAGAGAAGAAAACCCAGCAGTTGAAGATTGCAAACATCAGAAGAAACCAAATTTTGTATCATAACGTGATAGTATGAAGGTCTGTATATATATTAACAATACAGTTTTAGAATTTCTGACACAATATTGTCATCCATAAACCATGTTAGCTAAGAAAATCCTCAAAACTAGTATGCCAGGCTCTACTTGGATCTGAAATCTCGAGTGAGAACTGCATCAATATGATCCTGTCCGTAGAAACATCAATATCATAGCTAGAGAAAGTTTTGACGGCTGAAAAATAATTTGTGCAACAATCAAGATTGCTCATAGAGTAATAGCTGGAGAAGCATGAGCCTGATACACTGTCCGCCTCCTTTCATTCTATCACAAACAAAGGAGTAGGCATACATCTGAAGTTTGTTTTATATTTTCTATCCTATCTTTGACCGAAACCTCACACCAAAAACTCAAGCTACAACTTCAAAATTCATTGCACAATTCAACATATGAGCTCAAATAGGAACAGAGAGGACAAATCTTTGCATTTGAAGACTGGAAACATCATAAGAAAGAATATCTGATATTGTGGAATCTGGAATGAGCAACGACTATGAAGCTCCATGCAACTAATACAAGTGCACAAGCTTTGGACATGATATAGTCATCAAGAGCTGTCAAAGTTTAACGCGTCAAGATACCAGTTCTGCCAAAAAGAGGTGGGAAAAAAAGGCAGAGGAATGTTTCCATCTCGCAATGGTATGATGCATGAACATTAATGCAAGCAACATGAATCAACAGACAACAGCTACCTCATTTAGGATTACCATCAAGCAGTTCTGGTTTCGTTTCACAAAATCTAAACCAACATCGAGAACTACATGTAAGATGAATTTTGTTGTTAAGTGTCACCAGAATTCAGTATAAGCATTCAGACAACTTGCTTGCAGTCAGAGTTCAACCAGAAAGTTCTGAACTGCTAGTTTTATATGCCCAATTGCCCATTTTAATGAACAGTTACTAGACTACCTTTGCTGATGCTATATATCCTAAAAAAATCTGATAATTTTATCCAGTGCTTCAAGATAATGAAAGATTGGAACCTATCTTCTTTTCTAATTTTGGTTCGACAAAATGAAAATAGCTaattgtcacacccggtttatgaagaaaaccgaatgcattcTCATAAGTGCGTtaggatcagtttacacacatacgATAGACAATAAAGCGAATATCATAACAATGTCATAACgaaagagagtattaaagactttattacaTAACCGAATGTCTTAATCTTAAACGAATAAATAGCGTCTCAGAGTAACAACGAAATCCTCTAGCACAGGCagtcgactgggagacatacgcctagtATTCTTCAAAGTCTTCTGGGTACTCCGGGCAGACGTTATGTTGGTCTGAACAGCATtatgcaagagtgagtacacttatggttggtactcaataAGTGGCAAGAAAACATCTATATATTACATGCATGGCTGaaacaaggaatagctgacatgGTTTAACTGCGATAAGCACTTTTAGTTAATCAAATTTTATTAAGCAAGCATTAGCTACATGTAAGTTTATACCATTAACCCATAAATAAGCATAAGAAgtaaccatcatcaacatcataaATAAAGCATCGCTTTAGAtcatcttcaagttcaattatcatgtgagggtccaagccgctcttgaccgtgagcacggctaaccggttagtttcaactctgcagaggttgtacactttccccacaattcgcgtaaaagtcccgaagaactttgaacccaaccacgcatgtgtTGATCAaacacaataccacacttccaagGTAtggttgcatagggacgctacgaggcctttccaaagaatccctatatgtaaGTGTTGGTCCCAACAATTGCAGTCCCTCAGAAGACGCCGCTTCCTTCACCTGCTCCACGACACAAGCCCAAACACCACCAAACTAGCCATCCCAACaccacatatagttcatctaattacttagccaagaccagagccatgtagtattgtggttgtactattttcctaagtggttctccatgttccaattaatcaTATGATCTTGCTTAATAACATTAACCATAGAACATGAAGTAACATGTGTAGCATTTGTATCAAGTATCTCTAACCATGATCTATGTATAAGCAACTAGCAGTACTACACAACTTAATTATAGAACCCGAGTTGATCAAGGCATGGATAAACAATCTAGGTAAAATCCTTAATTAggttcccatcatattatagacacatACATGCAATAAAGTAAATGTGAATACATTATAAATTATTTGGGACAAAAGTATGATCaagggtccacttgccttcctcaaactgctgctgctgaccaACGTCTTCAAAGTCTTGCtgaccctcgaacggcgcgtcaTCTACGCATCACATgagcacatacaagcaaacacatacaacaaataagaaacagtacaccataCAGCATGAATAGTACAAAAAGAGAgcataaaactattctacacgttgcaaggatcgcgtgagcacAAGAATTATCGAAAACGGATTTAAAACGGTGAAGTTATGAGTAAAACAAGGTTCTAATGGTTTATTTGTAAAGGTTTTAAAACAACAGGGGTTAAACACAAAGAAAAAGGACTATTTTGAGTTTATTCTTAAAAAGTCTTGGACGGCAGGTTGATTTTGGGAAAACTGaggggttcttttgcaaaaatgCCAAGGCTGACCGGGTTGACTCGGCTCAGATCTAATCTGGACCGTCGGATCGAGATCaggtggctagggtttgataCCGGTTCAAGATCTAATCTGGGTCGTTGGTTTTGGATCTGGCGGCTGAGATCAGAAGgggcggatggcggcggtgcaagacgccggcggcgagcagagcgGCGGTGCACGGCAGCGAGGTCGCCGGACTTCGCCGAAAACGGCCGTCCGGGGCTCGAACTCAAGCGCGGTTTGCACGAGGAGCATGAGCGCGACGCGGTGAACCTAATTAGGGGATCTGGATGGGGcacagaggcggcggaggactcgcgcggcggcgagaggcgGCGCTAGCTATCGAAGCTCGCTCCGGCGAGCGATTTCGCGCGATACagaggaaaagagagaaagagctGGGGACGGCGAGCTTCCTCACCCCACGGAGAAGCTTCGGAGCGGCGGTGGAAcggtgcgacggcggcggcggctcccgaGCTCGAGCTTGCGGCGGTGCAAGCTAGGGTTTGCGAGGGctaaggcggcggctgcgggtttGGTGGGTTCAAGGGGGCGCAGGGGCGGCGCTTTTATAGGGGCGACCTGGCGCCTGGGCGTGCGGGCCCGGGGAACACGGCGGCGCGGAGATCCCGGTTGGATTCGGCCGGGAGTCCGGCTCGGACCCGAGCTCGGGGACGAGCCCGACACGCGGGGCCCGCTTGGTGGCGACCGCTGGAGGGGAAAGGGTGCGGTATGGCCGGCGCGGGAGCTGGGCCACGAGGGGGGTTGTGCCGGTGGAGAAAAGGGTCGGCCCGCGgggaaaaagaaaggaagggaAAGATTGGGCCGGGTTTGGGCTGCGggagaaagaaggaaaaagaaaaagagagattgggctgggctgaaagaagaaaaaggggaaGGAAAGTCTTTCCATTTTCTAAAGACTTTATTCAAACACCTTCAAACTAAATTTGAAATCAAAGATTCAAACTCAAGTTGAACAACAGACAATTAAAAGATGCAAAGCGGCATGAATGCTCACAACatattttccttatatttattttaaggctaaataaattatttagttcccgataaatgctctaaaatgcaagataaagcaaataaaatcTTATCGGcctataacaaaactaattaaatttatttgggTTCCTGATTCGaattttagggtgttacactaatCAATGCCATGGATAACATATGAGTTATAACAAGTAGTATGCCAAGTTCTACTTCCTCTACGAAATATGATTGACAAGCTCAAACTACATGGGCAAGTCCATAGAAATGTTAATGGCACGACATTGTTACCCTATTACTCCAGATAACTATCACATCACATGCCCAAGAAAAATGAACTCAAGCAAGATACTACAATATAACAAACCAAACAGCGCTTCAAAAGAAATGCACAAAGAGACAATATATTGATGGCTAACTGCCACACAGCCAGTTCATACTTCATGGAGAATCTAGCATTGCCCAGAAGGGAAAGAATGATAAGTTGATGAATCCATACTTAAACGCCTCCATGAGTTGGCACTTCCCAAGCTCATTTGTACATACCGCGAGCATTCTATGAAACTAAATTTGACTAACGCGATTAGTGATCAAGGGAATCAGATATTCAGATAGAGAACTAGGTGGACGTATCGCTGGCATCCAAAAAATGAACATATCAGGGGACGATTCGGTCAGCCTTCATCTTCCCGATCCACGAATTGAAGGATCTCACCGTGTTCCGGAAGCCGAGGAATCCATGCTCCTTGCTTTTGTTCATGTTCTCCAGTTGTTCCTTGTCGGCGTTGATCAGCGCGTCCACGAACCACCAGGCGGTGATGTCGTTGAGCTCTGTCTCCACGAGCCCCTTCTCCCTGACGATCTCCCCCCACAGGGCCTCCTTCCCGGCCATGGCCTCCTCGAGCTTGAAGCGCTTGTCCTCCCCATCGTATCCGGACCACTCCATCTCGAAATGCTCAGCCAGCATCGGCCACAGGTTCTTCCACTTGTAGACGTCCCCGTTGGTGCAGTTGAACGTTTCGTTCTTGCCGCCGGGCTCCAGAGCCGCCCAGAGCGCGTGCTCGGCGACGAGCTCCGCGTCGGAGGCGTCGCTGAATCCCTCCCAGGCAACGCGGGACCCgggccagcgcagcgcagcgccCTCCTTGCGGCAGATCGCGGCGTAGACGCGGAGGCTGGCGATGACGTTGCTCTCGCTGCGCGGGGAGAAGCCGAAGACGGTGGCGGGGCGGTGCACGGACcaggtgatggcggcggcgccgttgaGCCAGGAATGCGCGACCTCGTCAAGGAGGACGTCCTCGAGGTCGGAGTACTCGAGGCGCGGGACGTCCTCCGGGTACGGGCGCAtcgcggcaatggcggcggagATTCCCGACAGGGGCTCGAACGGGTCGACGAATTGCTTGCGGCCGGTCTGGAGGCAGACGTGGACGAGCGCGGGGCAGCTGGGGACGACGGCGGAGAGGACGTTGCGGAGCATGTCGCAGTTGGCCTCGCGGGCCTCCTCCTCGGTCGCACCGGGGCACGCGGACCAGGCGGTGTAGAATACGTGGGTGATGTCGGCGAGGGGCTGGAGG from Panicum virgatum strain AP13 chromosome 9K, P.virgatum_v5, whole genome shotgun sequence encodes:
- the LOC120648765 gene encoding 3-oxo-Delta(4,5)-steroid 5-beta-reductase-like; this encodes MMRWCWTGAYGAIERRHIVSHAAAEAAATASQKVALVVGSTGVVGAALLDILPSPDTPAGPWKVYALSRGRLPPWSAPEGAPSSSNPNPNTNPVVHLHVDLADPAAVAQALQPLADITHVFYTAWSACPGATEEEAREANCDMLRNVLSAVVPSCPALVHVCLQTGRKQFVDPFEPLSGISAAIAAMRPYPEDVPRLEYSDLEDVLLDEVAHSWLNGAAAITWSVHRPATVFGFSPRSESNVIASLRVYAAICRKEGAALRWPGSRVAWEGFSDASDAELVAEHALWAALEPGGKNETFNCTNGDVYKWKNLWPMLAEHFEMEWSGYDGEDKRFKLEEAMAGKEALWGEIVREKGLVETELNDITAWWFVDALINADKEQLENMNKSKEHGFLGFRNTVRSFNSWIGKMKADRIVP